One region of Gloeocapsopsis sp. IPPAS B-1203 genomic DNA includes:
- the ureG gene encoding urease accessory protein UreG, with protein sequence MSAFRVGVAGPVGSGKTALVDALCKAMRQQYHLAVVTNDIYTQEDAQYLVRSQALSGDRILGVETGGCPHTAIREDASMNLAAIEQLEQRFSNLDLVFLESGGDNLAATFSPELVDLTIYVIDVAAGDKIPRKGGPGITKSDLLVINKIDLAPFVGADLEVMERDAKRMRGHKPFVFTNLKTHKGLATVIDFVRMNCEEC encoded by the coding sequence ATGAGTGCGTTTCGAGTTGGTGTTGCAGGCCCTGTCGGATCGGGGAAAACAGCTTTAGTTGATGCATTGTGTAAAGCGATGCGGCAACAATATCATCTTGCGGTGGTGACGAATGATATTTATACGCAAGAAGATGCACAATATTTGGTGCGTTCTCAGGCGCTGAGTGGCGATCGCATTTTGGGTGTAGAAACTGGCGGATGTCCCCATACCGCAATTCGAGAAGATGCCTCGATGAATTTAGCAGCAATTGAACAATTAGAACAGCGATTTAGCAATCTTGATTTAGTTTTTCTAGAGAGTGGTGGCGATAATTTAGCAGCTACCTTTAGCCCTGAATTAGTTGATTTAACTATATACGTCATTGATGTTGCTGCTGGTGATAAAATTCCTCGTAAAGGTGGTCCAGGAATTACCAAGTCAGATTTATTAGTGATTAATAAAATTGATTTAGCACCTTTTGTTGGGGCTGATCTTGAGGTCATGGAACGAGATGCTAAGCGAATGCGAGGTCATAAACCTTTTGTTTTTACTAACTTAAAAACTCATAAGGGACTGGCAACAGTTATTGATTTTGTGCGAATGAATTGCGAGGAATGTTGA
- a CDS encoding phosphoribosyltransferase family protein, with the protein MSDFPLFRDRIDAGEQLAQAISFALTQPPLSTINAQPIVYALPRGGIPVGLPVAQLLQCPLSILVAKKISHPKNPELAIGAVSADGNVLWAEETPFYVPYSRLGKSALAEATAKAQEQLAQLTPACPKVDAEGAIAIIVDDGIATGMTIAVAAQALKAQNPAAILLCAPLAPRGLISWLEQWGSVIVLETPQSFMSVSRFYAEFPQVETEEAFAYLLQHREGMRGEG; encoded by the coding sequence ATGTCAGATTTTCCTCTTTTTCGCGATCGCATTGATGCTGGCGAACAGTTAGCACAAGCAATTTCTTTTGCTTTAACTCAGCCACCGTTATCTACAATAAATGCCCAACCAATTGTCTATGCCCTGCCACGCGGCGGCATACCTGTAGGCTTGCCAGTAGCACAATTACTTCAGTGTCCGCTAAGTATCTTAGTTGCCAAAAAAATTAGCCATCCCAAGAATCCTGAATTAGCAATTGGTGCTGTTAGTGCCGATGGTAATGTGCTTTGGGCTGAAGAAACGCCATTTTATGTTCCTTATTCGCGTTTAGGAAAAAGCGCACTTGCTGAAGCCACAGCGAAAGCACAAGAACAACTTGCTCAACTGACACCTGCGTGTCCTAAAGTTGATGCTGAAGGTGCGATCGCCATTATTGTTGATGATGGTATTGCGACAGGAATGACAATTGCTGTTGCCGCCCAAGCTCTAAAAGCCCAAAATCCCGCTGCAATATTATTATGTGCCCCATTAGCACCACGCGGGTTGATTTCTTGGCTCGAACAATGGGGCAGTGTGATTGTTTTAGAAACACCGCAATCATTCATGAGTGTCAGTCGCTTCTATGCTGAATTTCCCCAAGTCGAAACTGAAGAAGCCTTTGCTTATTTACTGCAACACAGAGAAGGGATGAGGGGTGAGGGGTGA
- the ureE gene encoding urease accessory protein UreE, whose product MIALTQRQPPNAAIAVSLTLELTAEERTRSRYRIETQDDIIFLRLPRGTVLHDGDLLQAEDTSIVVRVVAKSEPVLVVTAPSVVLLKAAYHLGNRHVPVEVTQDYLRLSPDPVLRAMLEQLGAQVHEAILPFQPERGAYGHHH is encoded by the coding sequence ATGATTGCACTTACCCAACGTCAGCCACCTAATGCTGCGATCGCAGTGAGTTTGACCTTAGAACTTACTGCGGAAGAACGAACTCGAAGTCGCTATCGCATTGAAACTCAAGATGACATTATATTTCTACGCTTACCCAGAGGTACAGTACTTCACGACGGTGACTTACTGCAAGCAGAAGATACGAGTATTGTTGTGCGGGTAGTGGCTAAATCTGAACCTGTTCTTGTTGTTACAGCACCTTCAGTAGTATTGCTTAAAGCCGCATACCATCTAGGAAATCGTCATGTCCCTGTAGAAGTCACCCAAGACTATTTGCGATTATCGCCCGATCCAGTTTTACGTGCCATGCTAGAACAACTTGGAGCGCAGGTACACGAAGCGATATTACCATTTCAGCCAGAAAGAGGTGCGTATGGACATCATCATTAG
- a CDS encoding quinone-dependent dihydroorotate dehydrogenase, which translates to MALLNLNSQHEWDLYKLVIRPVLFTGLKSDPEWLYQRTITTLSWLENSPHHPVTKSTQRLLQKSLCLSDERLARQLWGIQFPNPIGLAAGFDKDGVAASVWTNFGFGFAEVGTVTFHAQPGNPLPRLFRLPQDSAALNRMGFNNSGAAMMAKRLQSASHLIPIGVNLGKSKITPLEAAASDYLESFRLLKDLGDYFVVNVSSPNTPGLRSLQNTAELSSILDALQQENQASKPICVKIAPDLEWEAIAAIIEIAQTYKLAGIIATNTTISRDRITTKILAQTGKPVTEEAGGISGLPVRDRATEIIRFIYQQTQGQLPIIGVGGVFTAQDAWEKIVAGASLVQVYTGWIYEGPLMVRRILQGLLLKLEEHKLNSIVDAVGLQSTKNL; encoded by the coding sequence GTGGCACTATTAAACTTGAATTCACAACACGAGTGGGATCTATACAAACTCGTAATTCGACCTGTACTATTTACTGGATTAAAGAGCGATCCAGAATGGTTGTATCAAAGAACGATTACCACTCTTAGCTGGTTAGAGAATTCGCCACATCACCCAGTAACGAAATCAACGCAACGTTTACTACAAAAATCCTTGTGTTTGAGCGATGAACGCTTAGCACGACAACTTTGGGGAATTCAATTTCCTAATCCTATAGGTTTAGCCGCAGGTTTTGATAAAGATGGTGTTGCGGCTAGTGTATGGACAAACTTTGGTTTTGGCTTTGCCGAAGTTGGTACTGTGACATTTCACGCGCAACCAGGAAATCCCCTTCCACGCTTATTTCGTTTACCACAAGATAGTGCTGCTTTAAATCGGATGGGATTTAATAATTCTGGTGCAGCAATGATGGCAAAAAGATTACAAAGTGCTTCTCATTTAATACCGATTGGAGTTAATTTAGGAAAATCAAAAATTACTCCACTAGAAGCAGCAGCCTCTGATTATCTAGAAAGTTTTCGCTTACTTAAAGATTTAGGAGATTACTTTGTTGTCAATGTTTCTTCGCCAAATACACCAGGGCTGCGATCGCTGCAAAATACCGCAGAACTCAGTTCAATTCTGGATGCATTACAACAAGAAAATCAAGCTTCTAAGCCAATTTGTGTCAAAATAGCCCCTGACCTGGAATGGGAAGCGATCGCCGCCATTATTGAAATTGCCCAAACATACAAACTTGCGGGAATTATTGCGACAAACACAACAATAAGTCGCGATCGCATCACTACAAAAATATTGGCACAAACAGGAAAACCTGTTACAGAAGAAGCTGGCGGAATAAGTGGCTTACCAGTACGCGATCGCGCTACTGAAATTATCCGATTTATCTACCAACAAACACAAGGTCAACTCCCAATTATTGGCGTCGGTGGGGTTTTTACTGCCCAAGATGCTTGGGAAAAAATTGTTGCAGGTGCAAGCCTCGTACAAGTTTATACGGGTTGGATTTATGAAGGGCCATTGATGGTACGCCGGATTTTACAAGGATTACTCCTCAAACTAGAAGAACACAAACTCAATTCAATTGTCGATGCGGTAGGATTACAGTCAACAAAGAACTTATGA
- a CDS encoding uracil-DNA glycosylase codes for MTSSEEQLSLFQDTTDSEASALAQPELIPTDAKIPIPPGTYSAMTEIAQHCNECHRCGLGETRTHAVVGRGNLQAPIMIIGEAPGQNEDETGLPFVGKAGQLLDKILASVNLDTDSDIYICNVIKCRPPNNRVPTTDEINACKPYLLEQIRLVNPKVILFTGATALKSLTGEKRGITKIRGNWIEWEGRLCMPILHPAYLLRNPSRERGSPKWLMWQDIQAVRTKLDEMLH; via the coding sequence ATGACTAGCAGCGAAGAGCAACTTAGTCTTTTTCAAGATACTACTGATTCAGAAGCATCGGCACTAGCACAGCCTGAATTAATTCCAACAGACGCTAAAATTCCGATTCCTCCTGGCACATATTCCGCAATGACAGAAATCGCACAGCATTGTAACGAGTGTCATCGGTGCGGACTTGGCGAAACTCGTACTCATGCTGTAGTCGGACGCGGGAATTTGCAAGCACCGATTATGATCATTGGCGAAGCCCCAGGGCAAAATGAAGATGAAACTGGATTACCCTTTGTCGGTAAAGCTGGGCAACTCCTTGATAAAATTTTGGCTTCGGTAAACCTGGATACAGATAGTGATATTTATATCTGTAATGTCATCAAGTGCCGTCCACCAAACAATCGCGTTCCTACTACTGATGAAATTAACGCGTGTAAACCTTATCTTCTAGAGCAAATTCGTTTGGTTAATCCAAAAGTTATTTTGTTTACTGGTGCAACCGCACTCAAAAGTTTGACAGGAGAAAAACGCGGAATTACAAAAATTCGAGGCAACTGGATTGAGTGGGAAGGACGTTTATGTATGCCTATTCTTCATCCAGCATATTTGTTGCGTAACCCTTCTCGCGAACGCGGTAGTCCAAAATGGTTGATGTGGCAAGATATTCAAGCAGTACGCACTAAATTAGATGAGATGCTACATTAG
- a CDS encoding class I SAM-dependent methyltransferase, translating to MSIKQSRNENQVTLPRILEPEVMDSWEEAVEYDAMDFTEVNTAFAKSVIELGPNFEANVLDVGTGTARIPILIASRCPQWQIWGIDLAKSMLQLGMRHVKNAGLEQQILLETVDAKKMPYPDGKFQMVISNSLVHHLPDPLLFFHEVARVLQPQGAIFIRDLIRPANVEIMETLVASIGAEYDEQQKKLFRDSLNAALTLDEVHDLMKQANLSDVKVYQSSDRHWTVARAWHY from the coding sequence ATGTCAATCAAACAATCTCGAAACGAAAATCAAGTGACACTACCAAGAATTCTGGAACCAGAAGTAATGGATAGTTGGGAAGAGGCAGTAGAGTACGACGCGATGGACTTTACTGAAGTTAATACTGCATTTGCTAAAAGTGTTATTGAGTTAGGACCTAACTTTGAGGCAAATGTTCTTGATGTCGGTACGGGTACAGCACGAATTCCCATATTGATTGCTTCTCGGTGTCCTCAATGGCAGATTTGGGGCATTGATTTAGCCAAAAGTATGTTACAGCTTGGCATGCGGCACGTCAAAAACGCTGGCTTAGAACAACAGATTTTGCTGGAAACTGTTGATGCTAAAAAAATGCCTTATCCTGACGGGAAATTTCAGATGGTGATTTCTAATAGCTTAGTACATCATTTACCTGATCCTTTACTCTTTTTTCACGAAGTAGCACGAGTACTACAACCGCAAGGTGCTATATTCATTCGAGATTTGATTCGTCCTGCAAATGTTGAGATAATGGAGACTTTGGTCGCAAGCATTGGTGCAGAATACGACGAACAGCAAAAGAAACTCTTTCGCGATTCACTCAATGCCGCACTTACTTTGGATGAGGTTCATGATTTAATGAAGCAAGCCAACTTGAGTGATGTAAAAGTTTATCAATCTTCAGATCGACATTGGACAGTAGCAAGAGCGTGGCACTATTAA
- a CDS encoding HAD family hydrolase encodes MNDTFMFDADRFGAEQDYSIVYRWLGGTLQSNTVNELIQAAYTYLDKRYPDANYRESFPSLRDALLAVSGRITTDDELEILIQTFSYHELGSVPALYSEALRKLAQRFCLGLVADIWAPKTLWINELNRSDVLNLFEIATFSSDSGIVKPSPLAFLNTLKQMKADPDNALVIGDSVRRDLGGAVAAGLPCLLVGGATHPSAYGASSNLLELVDTYC; translated from the coding sequence ATGAACGATACATTTATGTTTGATGCAGACCGTTTTGGCGCAGAACAGGATTACTCGATTGTGTACCGTTGGCTTGGAGGAACACTGCAATCAAATACAGTTAATGAGTTAATTCAAGCGGCTTACACTTATTTAGATAAACGCTATCCTGACGCGAATTATCGAGAGTCATTTCCCAGTCTTCGAGATGCGTTGCTTGCAGTTTCAGGACGAATTACAACTGATGACGAGTTAGAAATCCTCATTCAAACTTTTAGTTATCACGAACTTGGAAGCGTGCCCGCCTTGTATTCGGAAGCATTGAGAAAACTAGCACAGCGTTTTTGTTTAGGATTAGTGGCAGACATCTGGGCACCGAAAACGCTATGGATTAACGAGCTAAATCGCAGTGATGTACTAAATTTGTTTGAGATAGCTACTTTTTCATCTGACTCTGGCATCGTCAAACCATCACCGCTTGCTTTCTTAAATACACTCAAGCAAATGAAAGCTGACCCTGACAATGCATTAGTAATAGGTGATTCAGTGAGGCGTGATTTAGGCGGTGCTGTTGCTGCGGGGCTACCATGTTTGCTCGTCGGAGGCGCAACTCATCCATCTGCTTATGGTGCATCATCCAATTTACTTGAACTCGTCGATACCTATTGTTAA
- a CDS encoding transglycosylase domain-containing protein, with product MSSSIVQKKQQRGSSPSYQFVKDVGQVTGGTLLATVMLTSAVVAGGLIGLATSFRNLPDVRALRNYFPSETSYIYDIKGRLLASIHGEANREVVPLDRISPDLKRAVMAIEDSHFYYHQGINIGSVGRALLVNWQRGAVAEGGSTVSMQLARNIFLSQERKFSRKVAEAVLAVRLEQVLSKEEILELYLNQVYWGHNNYGVQTAARTYFNKSAANLNLAESAMMAGMIQAPEQYSPFNNMERAKQRQGVVLNRMLQLGWITPEEEAAAREAEINLGRIRSFQGSAMPYVTNAAAQELAQRFGRDAVLKGGMRVQTTVDADMQRMAEETVTTWHQRIRAQGVNGDQMALVAVDPRTQFVKALVGGVDPRKSEFNRAIQAHRQPGSAFKPFVYYAAFASGKYTPNSIVEDTPVSYNDGSAQRYVPKNYDSSFQGPMSIRRALEVSRNIPAIKIGRAVGLNKVIEICRVLGINSPMEPVISLPLGAIGVTPLEMASAYATFANYGWHSPPTVIVRVSDSSGNVLLDNTPKPQLVLDPWAAASLNSVMQGVINNGTGRAAQLDRQAAGKTGTTSSERDIWFVGYVPQLATAVWVGNDNYRPLGKGSTGGGFVAPVWRDFMQKALKDQRVEYFRSPSQFQRPSSN from the coding sequence GTGTCTTCTAGTATTGTTCAGAAAAAACAACAAAGAGGCTCTTCACCCAGTTATCAGTTTGTCAAAGACGTCGGTCAGGTAACTGGCGGCACACTGTTGGCAACGGTTATGCTGACTAGCGCTGTTGTAGCTGGGGGATTGATTGGGCTAGCAACCAGTTTCCGCAATCTACCGGATGTGAGAGCTTTACGTAACTATTTTCCCTCAGAAACTTCTTATATTTACGACATCAAAGGTAGGCTACTTGCGAGTATTCATGGTGAAGCTAACCGCGAAGTTGTCCCGTTAGATCGCATCTCGCCAGACCTCAAACGCGCTGTTATGGCGATTGAAGATAGCCACTTTTATTATCATCAGGGCATCAACATTGGCAGTGTTGGTCGTGCATTACTTGTTAACTGGCAACGCGGTGCGGTTGCGGAGGGTGGTTCTACAGTCTCAATGCAGTTGGCCAGAAATATTTTCTTGTCGCAAGAACGGAAATTTAGTCGCAAGGTTGCAGAAGCTGTCTTAGCAGTACGCCTTGAGCAAGTTCTGAGTAAAGAAGAAATTTTAGAGTTGTACCTCAACCAAGTTTATTGGGGTCACAATAATTACGGCGTCCAAACTGCAGCCCGTACTTACTTTAATAAATCAGCAGCAAATCTCAACTTGGCTGAATCAGCAATGATGGCAGGAATGATTCAAGCCCCAGAACAATACAGCCCGTTTAACAATATGGAACGGGCAAAACAACGTCAGGGAGTTGTCCTCAATCGAATGCTGCAATTAGGTTGGATTACACCTGAAGAAGAAGCCGCTGCGCGTGAAGCAGAAATCAACCTAGGTCGCATTCGTTCATTTCAAGGTAGTGCAATGCCTTATGTGACAAATGCAGCTGCACAAGAGTTAGCCCAGCGCTTTGGGCGTGATGCAGTGCTTAAAGGCGGAATGCGCGTCCAAACTACTGTAGATGCTGATATGCAGCGGATGGCAGAGGAAACCGTAACAACTTGGCATCAAAGAATTCGTGCCCAAGGAGTCAATGGCGATCAAATGGCATTGGTTGCTGTCGATCCGCGAACTCAGTTTGTCAAAGCCTTAGTTGGTGGTGTCGATCCGCGTAAAAGTGAGTTCAACCGTGCTATTCAAGCACATCGTCAACCTGGCTCAGCATTTAAGCCATTTGTGTACTACGCAGCATTTGCCTCTGGAAAGTATACTCCTAACTCAATTGTGGAAGATACTCCAGTTAGCTATAACGATGGTAGTGCTCAACGCTATGTACCTAAGAACTACGATAGCTCCTTTCAAGGACCAATGTCGATTCGCAGAGCCTTAGAAGTTTCGCGAAACATTCCGGCAATTAAAATTGGGCGGGCTGTTGGACTGAATAAAGTGATTGAAATTTGTCGGGTTCTGGGAATTAATAGTCCAATGGAACCAGTGATTTCATTACCCCTAGGAGCAATCGGTGTCACACCATTAGAAATGGCTAGTGCATATGCAACTTTTGCTAATTATGGTTGGCACTCGCCACCAACAGTCATTGTCCGTGTGAGTGACAGTAGTGGCAATGTGTTACTCGACAACACACCTAAGCCCCAACTTGTATTAGATCCTTGGGCAGCAGCTTCACTTAATAGTGTGATGCAAGGAGTTATTAACAATGGTACTGGTCGAGCAGCACAACTCGACCGCCAAGCAGCTGGTAAAACAGGAACAACATCCTCAGAACGCGACATTTGGTTTGTCGGTTACGTACCTCAGTTAGCAACTGCGGTGTGGGTAGGAAACGATAACTATCGACCCTTAGGTAAAGGATCGACTGGCGGTGGTTTTGTTGCACCCGTATGGCGCGACTTTATGCAAAAAGCTTTAAAAGACCAACGAGTTGAGTA
- a CDS encoding peroxiredoxin, with translation MQNLTELPQDLPIPQYDGGCNHLLGMRLPQVNLISTRSRKLDLSNIKSKVVFYCYPMTGQPSVPIPDGWDQIPGARGCTPQSCAFRDHYAELQELGVEVYGISTQDTSYQQEAVERLHLPFELLSDAAFEFTTSLQLPTFEVDGKRLIKRLTLIADEGKIAKVFYPVFPPDKNAQEVIKWLKQNLV, from the coding sequence ATGCAAAATCTCACTGAATTACCGCAAGATTTACCTATTCCACAATATGATGGTGGTTGCAATCATTTGCTAGGAATGCGATTACCTCAAGTAAATCTTATTTCCACGCGCAGTAGAAAATTGGATTTGTCAAATATCAAAAGCAAGGTGGTGTTTTACTGTTACCCAATGACAGGTCAACCTAGCGTACCAATACCAGACGGCTGGGATCAAATTCCAGGAGCACGGGGCTGCACGCCTCAATCTTGTGCTTTTCGCGATCATTATGCCGAACTTCAAGAGCTTGGCGTTGAAGTTTACGGTATAAGCACTCAAGATACCTCCTACCAGCAGGAAGCTGTTGAACGGCTTCATTTACCTTTTGAGCTTCTCAGTGATGCAGCATTTGAGTTTACTACATCTTTGCAATTACCGACATTTGAGGTAGATGGTAAGCGGCTGATCAAGCGGTTAACATTAATTGCAGACGAGGGAAAAATAGCCAAAGTGTTTTATCCAGTTTTTCCACCTGACAAAAATGCTCAAGAGGTTATTAAGTGGCTTAAGCAGAACCTAGTATAA
- a CDS encoding urease accessory protein UreF — protein sequence MTIERVLYLLQLASPTLPVGAYSYSEGLEALVDAGTISNEQSLQHWLEQELHYGAIRLEAAVMVRTYHAVQNGDIEALSYWNHWLSAARETEELRSSSWQMGRSLIKLLLQLQPQVSPLADAVGNPCNYAIAFGIAAASWKIEPLSSVVLGYLHSWTTNLVTAGVKLIPLGQTAGQQVILNLFPDLMNAATEILTLSDDDLCSCSWGLSLASMAHETLYTRLFRS from the coding sequence ATGACAATTGAGCGTGTATTGTATCTTTTACAACTGGCAAGTCCAACTTTACCCGTGGGTGCTTATAGTTATTCTGAGGGACTTGAAGCACTTGTTGATGCGGGTACGATTAGCAATGAGCAAAGTTTGCAGCATTGGTTAGAACAAGAATTACATTATGGTGCAATTCGACTAGAAGCCGCAGTGATGGTTCGGACGTATCATGCAGTGCAAAATGGAGATATAGAAGCTTTAAGTTATTGGAATCATTGGCTGTCAGCAGCGCGAGAAACTGAAGAATTGCGATCTTCAAGTTGGCAAATGGGGCGATCGCTCATTAAGCTTCTCTTACAATTGCAACCGCAAGTATCGCCTTTAGCTGATGCTGTGGGGAATCCTTGTAATTATGCGATCGCGTTTGGAATTGCCGCAGCTTCCTGGAAAATAGAACCCTTGTCATCGGTTGTTTTGGGATATCTACACAGTTGGACAACGAATCTTGTGACTGCTGGGGTGAAATTGATTCCGCTAGGACAAACAGCAGGGCAACAAGTAATATTAAATTTATTTCCCGATCTCATGAATGCTGCGACAGAGATTCTGACCTTGAGTGATGATGACTTGTGTAGCTGTAGTTGGGGATTATCGCTGGCGAGTATGGCGCACGAAACTCTGTACACAAGATTATTTCGTAGTTAG
- the pyrF gene encoding orotidine-5'-phosphate decarboxylase, giving the protein MSPEHIIVPLDVASEAEAIALLERLPEVTFWKVGLELFASSGPGILKILKNQQKRIFLDLKFHDIPNTMAGACRAVGRYGVDLLTIHAAAGKEAIAAAQQAVQEGAASAGVVPPKMLAITLLTSISARQLAFDLKIPLELPEYALQMALLAQEAGVDGAVCSPQEVAQLRQTCGDDLLLVCPGVRPLWAEGGDQKRSLTPAQALKAGADYLVIGRPITAAKEPKLAWMRICDELAAS; this is encoded by the coding sequence ATGTCTCCAGAACACATTATTGTGCCTTTAGATGTCGCTAGCGAAGCTGAAGCGATCGCATTGCTTGAAAGATTACCAGAAGTGACTTTCTGGAAAGTTGGTTTAGAACTTTTTGCCAGTAGTGGTCCAGGCATCTTAAAAATACTCAAAAACCAACAAAAGCGAATTTTTTTGGATCTAAAGTTTCATGATATTCCGAACACAATGGCAGGTGCGTGTCGGGCAGTAGGGCGTTATGGAGTTGATTTACTAACAATTCATGCTGCAGCAGGAAAAGAAGCGATCGCAGCAGCGCAGCAAGCAGTGCAAGAAGGTGCGGCATCAGCAGGTGTTGTACCTCCCAAAATGCTGGCGATTACACTCCTGACAAGTATCTCAGCGCGACAACTTGCGTTTGATTTAAAGATTCCTCTAGAGTTACCTGAGTATGCGTTACAAATGGCGCTGTTGGCTCAAGAAGCGGGGGTAGATGGTGCTGTTTGTTCTCCTCAAGAAGTAGCACAGTTACGTCAAACGTGTGGTGACGACTTACTACTAGTTTGCCCTGGGGTACGACCCCTTTGGGCAGAAGGGGGAGATCAAAAGCGATCGCTAACTCCAGCACAAGCGTTAAAAGCTGGAGCCGATTACCTTGTTATTGGACGTCCAATTACTGCGGCTAAAGAGCCAAAACTTGCTTGGATGCGTATTTGTGACGAGTTAGCAGCGTCATGA
- the tyrS gene encoding tyrosine--tRNA ligase — protein MTQSPGETKVQSTTDSVVKFTWLRRGVSEIFPDQVADNSPENLEKRLANTHRPLRVKLGIDPTSPDIHLGHSIPYRKLRAFQDAGHTAVLIIGDFTARIGDPTGKSEVRRQLNEEMVAQNAKTYLEQLRPILDFDTPGRLEVRYNSEWLSKLDLAKILELLATMTVGQMLAKEGFAERYTQENPIYLHEFLYPIMQGYDSVAVEADVELGGTDQKFNIAVGRDLQRHFGFPPQFGVLMPILIGTDGVQKMSKSLGNYVGLSEDPLTMYSKLEKTPDRLLEQYFELLTDLPLDRLPENPRDRQKLLALNIVSQYHGQEAAAKAQQTAMSLIQGATTDTSTVPEFSLSQVEFPAKLFYILSASKLCKSSSDARRQIQGGAVRIDGDRITQLDLAFEKPEQLYDKVLQVGKNKFARLIP, from the coding sequence ATGACGCAAAGCCCAGGAGAAACCAAAGTACAATCAACAACTGATAGTGTAGTAAAATTTACGTGGCTACGTCGTGGTGTCAGCGAGATTTTTCCTGACCAAGTTGCTGATAATTCGCCAGAAAACCTTGAAAAACGCTTGGCAAACACGCATCGACCTTTGCGTGTTAAATTGGGCATCGATCCTACAAGTCCCGATATCCATTTGGGTCATAGCATTCCTTATAGAAAACTGAGAGCTTTTCAAGATGCGGGGCATACGGCGGTACTTATTATTGGCGATTTTACTGCAAGAATCGGCGATCCAACAGGTAAATCAGAAGTTCGTCGCCAGTTGAATGAAGAAATGGTGGCACAAAATGCCAAAACATACTTGGAGCAGTTACGTCCTATCTTAGATTTTGACACGCCAGGTAGGTTAGAAGTTCGCTACAACTCCGAGTGGCTCTCAAAGTTGGATTTAGCAAAAATTTTAGAGTTACTCGCCACAATGACTGTCGGGCAAATGTTAGCAAAAGAAGGCTTTGCTGAACGTTATACCCAAGAGAACCCGATTTACTTGCATGAGTTTTTATACCCAATTATGCAGGGATATGATTCTGTTGCGGTAGAAGCTGATGTGGAATTAGGTGGTACAGATCAAAAGTTTAATATTGCAGTAGGTCGAGATTTACAGCGTCATTTTGGCTTTCCTCCACAGTTCGGCGTACTGATGCCGATATTGATCGGAACTGACGGGGTACAGAAGATGTCTAAATCGCTGGGAAATTATGTCGGCTTATCTGAAGATCCACTGACAATGTATTCCAAATTAGAAAAAACTCCTGATCGTCTCCTGGAACAATACTTCGAGTTGTTGACGGATTTACCTTTGGATCGCCTACCAGAAAATCCTCGCGATCGCCAAAAACTTCTAGCACTAAATATTGTCTCTCAATATCACGGTCAAGAAGCCGCAGCTAAAGCCCAACAAACCGCAATGTCGCTGATTCAAGGAGCAACAACTGATACATCCACTGTCCCAGAATTTTCTTTATCACAGGTAGAGTTTCCGGCTAAGTTGTTTTATATTCTGAGTGCAAGTAAATTGTGTAAAAGTAGTTCCGATGCCCGCAGGCAAATTCAAGGCGGTGCAGTAAGAATAGATGGCGATCGCATTACACAACTTGACTTAGCTTTTGAAAAACCCGAACAACTGTACGATAAAGTTCTTCAAGTTGGCAAAAATAAGTTTGCGCGGCTTATACCATGA